Proteins encoded together in one Sulfolobales archaeon window:
- a CDS encoding NAD(P)-dependent oxidoreductase, which produces MGLKYRLAVVGYRFMERWSDANEVFRVLRDRGCGIDFLDLPADIDQRSLAKALEGYDFVITSTRPYYGRDFFVYNQDVCVIARHGIGYDNIDVDAASEHGVYVIRVPNVVERNSVAEHTIALMLAMLRKLPWADRGLREGRYGVIRYSYELFEELSAPRDLSDMVVGIIGLGNIGSRVAEILIRGFGSKVIAYDPYIDPERARALGVELVNTLEEIFLRSDIVTIHTPLTKETRYMINREVLSKAKRGLILINTARGEVIDTEALLWALREGIISYAGLDVFEEEPLPKTHPLIETSNTILTPHIAAFVKTTQKKMLESIVRGIANYIDGKPIEEYAVVVTKPAKPRKPRSQRGSA; this is translated from the coding sequence ATGGGTTTAAAGTATAGGTTAGCTGTAGTTGGTTATAGGTTTATGGAGAGGTGGTCTGATGCCAACGAAGTATTTAGAGTTCTCCGTGATAGGGGTTGTGGGATAGATTTTCTGGATCTCCCAGCTGATATAGATCAGAGGAGCTTGGCTAAGGCTCTTGAGGGGTATGATTTTGTGATAACCTCTACCAGACCTTACTATGGTAGGGATTTCTTTGTCTATAACCAGGATGTATGTGTTATTGCTAGGCATGGTATTGGATATGATAATATAGATGTTGATGCTGCCTCTGAACATGGTGTCTATGTTATAAGGGTTCCAAATGTTGTTGAGAGGAACTCTGTTGCTGAGCATACCATAGCTCTTATGCTGGCGATGCTTAGGAAGCTGCCGTGGGCTGATAGGGGTTTGAGGGAGGGTAGATATGGCGTTATACGCTACTCATATGAGCTCTTTGAGGAGCTATCAGCTCCAAGGGATCTTAGCGATATGGTTGTCGGGATTATTGGGCTTGGGAACATAGGATCTAGGGTTGCCGAGATCCTTATCAGGGGCTTCGGATCTAAGGTGATCGCCTACGACCCATATATAGATCCCGAGAGGGCTAGGGCGTTAGGTGTTGAGCTTGTCAACACCTTAGAGGAGATCTTCTTGAGAAGCGATATAGTAACAATCCACACCCCATTGACGAAAGAGACAAGATATATGATCAATAGGGAGGTGCTTTCAAAAGCGAAGAGAGGATTAATCCTTATAAACACTGCTAGAGGCGAGGTGATAGATACAGAAGCCCTCCTATGGGCATTAAGAGAGGGTATAATAAGCTATGCAGGCCTAGACGTCTTCGAGGAGGAGCCTCTACCCAAGACACACCCGCTGATCGAGACCAGCAACACAATCCTCACACCCCACATAGCAGCGTTTGTAAAAACAACACAGAAGAAGATGCTAGAATCAATTGTAAGAGGTATAGCAAACTACATAGATGGAAAACCCATTGAGGAATACGCGGTAGTAGTTACAAAACCGGCTAAACCTAGAAAGCCAAGAAGTCAAAGAGGATCAGCCTAA
- a CDS encoding ABC transporter ATP-binding protein, with protein sequence MAVDNISLDVRKGEFLVLLGPSGCGKSTTLRIIAGLEKPDSGRVYIDGVDVTDLPPRERNIAMVFQNYALYPHMKVFDNIAFPLKLKRLPKEEIRKRVKMIAEMLKIEDLLDRYPRQLSGGQQQRVALARALVKEPRVFLLDEPLSNLDAKLRLYMRVELRALQKKTGITTIYVTHDQAEAMSMGDRLAVMNAGRIIQVGTPDEVYSSPEDLFVAGFLGSPPMNLFEAKVEALGSSIILYSEGITIKLEKSFIKNPALTKYSKVIVGIRPEKIFLSKTRLETSVGRGVIHIVEKLGGDIIYNIRIGRETLLKARTVAMHTPEHEGFAENEEVWINAKPEDLYFYDVESGKRI encoded by the coding sequence GTGGCCGTTGATAACATAAGCCTCGATGTTAGGAAGGGCGAGTTCTTGGTTTTACTAGGTCCTTCTGGGTGTGGTAAATCCACAACCTTAAGAATAATTGCGGGTCTTGAGAAACCGGATAGTGGTAGGGTCTATATAGATGGTGTTGATGTCACAGATCTCCCGCCTAGGGAGAGGAATATAGCAATGGTCTTCCAAAACTACGCATTATACCCACATATGAAGGTATTTGATAATATAGCTTTCCCCCTCAAGCTGAAGAGGCTACCCAAAGAAGAGATTAGGAAAAGGGTTAAGATGATTGCTGAAATGCTCAAAATAGAGGATCTCTTGGATAGATATCCCAGACAGCTATCAGGCGGTCAACAACAGAGAGTTGCTTTAGCGAGGGCTTTGGTTAAAGAGCCCAGGGTATTTCTTTTAGATGAGCCTCTATCGAATCTCGATGCTAAATTAAGGCTCTATATGAGAGTTGAGCTGAGGGCGTTACAGAAAAAAACGGGTATAACAACTATCTATGTAACTCATGATCAGGCTGAAGCTATGTCTATGGGTGATAGATTAGCTGTAATGAACGCGGGTAGAATAATCCAGGTGGGAACGCCCGATGAGGTTTATAGCTCTCCCGAAGATCTATTTGTAGCTGGCTTTCTAGGAAGCCCACCAATGAATCTATTCGAAGCTAAGGTAGAAGCTTTGGGATCCAGTATAATTTTATATAGCGAAGGGATTACTATAAAGTTAGAGAAGAGCTTTATAAAAAACCCCGCATTAACGAAATATTCTAAAGTTATAGTAGGGATAAGACCTGAAAAGATATTTCTCTCGAAAACAAGGTTAGAGACATCAGTAGGACGTGGGGTCATCCATATAGTAGAGAAACTGGGAGGAGACATTATATATAATATAAGGATTGGTAGGGAAACCTTGTTAAAGGCCAGGACAGTAGCGATGCATACACCTGAGCATGAAGGGTTTGCAGAAAATGAGGAGGTCTGGATAAATGCTAAACCCGAGGATCTGTATTTCTACGATGTTGAGAGTGGGAAGAGAATATGA
- a CDS encoding extracellular solute-binding protein — translation MCIRGISRLILVGIIIAIVAIGVASYVIITSTNIGQPTGKPKLIIWGRATFVPPQLYWVEQKVRKWASEKGVDVEITWLPVAEIGKKLLAAVEAGSPPDVVINGHPVAVFAEKGLLIPLDDIVDKLGRDDIYEIKLKTCTFMGRIYCIPMHFEITWLHVRMDIVQKANATAYLPPKSFEDLYTLAKILNNTEPGVYGIGWSYGLNGYDTWWMFEHLWAYYGGGMLTNRSSAGVVMDKPPYREGLKKAFAYVAKFLDEKLTPPDSTEWVDVSNNLAYIQGRIAMTLNPLSIYYALLNEKPELAAKTKLFLPPVSVDLGDESVFIFKTTKYPELAKDLVYYLFKDKDDYRVGFCESGALYSMPIFKSQVKKISDAWKQGKWPALGEDPAVAVEKIKYHETAAFPLGERTTPSELFREGFIWNEMIQKVVIRKEDPDKVIDEYAARFREEVRKTYGS, via the coding sequence ATGTGTATTAGGGGTATCTCAAGGCTTATACTTGTAGGCATTATAATAGCTATAGTTGCAATAGGAGTAGCCTCATATGTGATTATAACCTCCACGAATATAGGACAACCTACAGGCAAACCCAAGCTAATAATATGGGGTAGAGCCACATTCGTACCTCCACAGCTATACTGGGTGGAGCAGAAGGTTAGAAAGTGGGCCTCTGAAAAAGGAGTTGATGTAGAAATTACATGGCTACCTGTCGCTGAAATAGGGAAGAAGTTACTAGCAGCTGTAGAAGCTGGTTCGCCTCCTGATGTAGTTATAAATGGTCATCCCGTTGCTGTGTTTGCCGAGAAAGGCCTGTTAATACCTCTTGATGATATTGTTGATAAGCTTGGAAGAGACGACATATATGAGATTAAGCTTAAGACATGTACCTTCATGGGTAGAATATATTGTATACCCATGCACTTCGAAATAACATGGCTACATGTTAGGATGGATATAGTGCAGAAGGCCAATGCAACAGCATATCTGCCTCCTAAGAGCTTTGAAGATCTATATACGCTAGCTAAAATATTAAACAACACAGAACCTGGTGTATATGGAATTGGGTGGAGCTATGGCCTTAATGGCTATGATACATGGTGGATGTTTGAACATCTATGGGCCTACTATGGTGGCGGTATGCTGACAAACAGATCTTCTGCAGGTGTTGTGATGGATAAACCTCCATATAGAGAAGGTCTTAAGAAAGCCTTTGCATATGTAGCAAAGTTCCTGGATGAGAAGCTAACACCTCCAGATAGCACTGAGTGGGTGGATGTATCTAATAACCTCGCATATATTCAGGGAAGGATAGCTATGACCCTTAATCCTCTAAGCATTTATTATGCCCTTTTAAATGAGAAACCCGAGTTAGCGGCTAAAACAAAGCTATTTCTCCCACCAGTGAGTGTCGATCTTGGAGACGAGAGTGTCTTTATATTCAAAACCACTAAATATCCAGAGCTCGCCAAAGATCTTGTATATTATCTATTCAAGGATAAAGACGACTATAGAGTTGGATTCTGTGAGTCAGGAGCACTATATTCAATGCCTATATTCAAGTCACAGGTTAAAAAGATAAGCGATGCCTGGAAACAGGGTAAGTGGCCTGCTCTAGGAGAAGATCCTGCGGTAGCTGTTGAAAAGATAAAGTATCATGAGACAGCAGCATTTCCACTGGGAGAGAGAACGACTCCTTCGGAGCTGTTTAGAGAGGGCTTCATATGGAATGAAATGATTCAGAAGGTGGTAATTAGAAAAGAGGATCCTGATAAGGTGATAGATGAATACGCAGCAAGATTTAGGGAGGAAGTTAGAAAAACATATGGTAGCTAG
- a CDS encoding sugar ABC transporter permease: MLLSTRFRGRAIVRALSIFPWAVPSYVAAVMFWFNFARDGAFNKILVLGGLPPIHWLGYDHAMLSVIILNVWHGWPFFMMGLLAGLQAIPQDLYEASEIDGARGYQKFLYITLPLLKPVILTVVLLSLIWTMGEFAQIYLTTAGGPIDRTLTIPVAAYRLAFMGEANISLAATYSVLVLPLYLALIFVTLRYIRV; encoded by the coding sequence TTGCTTCTCAGCACAAGGTTTAGAGGAAGAGCTATTGTCAGAGCGCTCTCCATCTTCCCCTGGGCCGTGCCATCCTATGTAGCTGCTGTTATGTTTTGGTTTAACTTTGCGAGGGATGGGGCTTTTAACAAGATCTTGGTTCTAGGGGGTTTACCTCCTATCCATTGGCTTGGATATGATCATGCTATGCTATCTGTTATAATACTCAATGTGTGGCATGGATGGCCTTTCTTTATGATGGGGTTGCTAGCAGGTCTCCAGGCTATCCCCCAGGATCTTTATGAAGCCTCAGAGATCGATGGGGCTAGGGGATATCAGAAGTTCCTATATATAACCCTTCCCCTTCTCAAACCTGTTATACTCACAGTTGTTCTACTTAGCCTGATATGGACCATGGGCGAATTTGCACAGATATATCTAACAACTGCTGGGGGCCCGATAGATAGAACCTTAACGATTCCAGTAGCTGCATATAGGCTTGCTTTTATGGGCGAGGCAAATATCTCCTTAGCTGCAACCTATAGCGTGCTAGTCCTTCCTCTCTATCTAGCACTGATATTCGTTACATTGAGGTATATAAGGGTGTAG
- a CDS encoding carbohydrate ABC transporter permease — translation MMSNIMLRVIRGVFIGIALILLVAWIVIPAYWPIKTAFSRPEDAWNWIPGSLTLQNFISLAAPTVEEYFKGHGIRAAIPIPISLAIRNSLIVSITSSLISVAIGFLAGYALARFHYRFKNLLEGLIVFSYTFPVFIIVIPLLMIYRILGLYNTLVGLMIAHLAYTVPVSTLLIRSYLLNIPRELEDAALVDGATRIQALLRVVLPVSLPAIATAFIFAFTLSWGDLLFSITLISSPDIYTVPIVIQFFLWGGEIVDPGGLAALTLFVGIVPVILYGFMQKYIIQGLLRGALKYG, via the coding sequence ATGATGAGTAATATCATGCTAAGGGTTATAAGAGGCGTATTCATAGGAATAGCCCTAATACTTCTAGTTGCATGGATAGTTATACCAGCATATTGGCCTATAAAGACCGCTTTCTCTAGGCCAGAAGATGCGTGGAACTGGATCCCAGGCTCACTAACGCTACAGAACTTCATCTCCCTCGCTGCACCAACTGTCGAAGAATATTTTAAGGGTCATGGTATAAGAGCAGCGATACCTATACCAATATCCCTAGCTATTAGAAATAGCCTCATAGTTTCAATAACATCATCACTAATAAGCGTGGCCATAGGCTTCCTAGCAGGTTATGCCCTAGCTAGGTTCCATTATAGGTTTAAGAACCTGTTGGAGGGGCTCATAGTATTTTCATACACGTTTCCAGTATTCATAATAGTTATACCCCTCTTAATGATCTATAGAATCTTAGGTTTATATAACACATTAGTGGGGCTAATGATAGCACATCTAGCATATACAGTCCCCGTATCAACCCTCCTGATAAGAAGCTACCTACTCAATATACCGAGGGAGCTTGAAGACGCAGCATTAGTAGATGGAGCTACTAGGATACAGGCTTTACTAAGGGTAGTTCTTCCTGTATCTTTACCTGCGATAGCTACAGCATTTATATTCGCATTCACACTATCATGGGGAGATCTACTGTTCTCCATAACCCTTATATCAAGTCCTGACATATATACAGTTCCAATAGTGATCCAGTTCTTTTTATGGGGAGGCGAGATAGTGGATCCAGGTGGTTTAGCAGCACTAACACTATTCGTTGGTATAGTACCTGTAATTCTATATGGGTTCATGCAGAAATATATAATCCAAGGTTTATTGAGAGGCGCTCTCAAATATGGCTAG
- a CDS encoding sugar kinase yields MSNMSKLDFVSIGEVMIQLNSITPGPLRYARYFEVHVAGSEANVMIGLSKLGYRTGFITRVGGDEFGEMILRTLRGEGVDITHVRVMKDAPTGIYFVQRHYPIPGKSTVFYYRHLSAASYMDESDVSEEYIGSSRALFLTGITPALSESCYRAFRKALEVARSSGVDIIIDTNIRLKLWKTPERAREALLPMIRDAKILITNKEDLAILFPETSNIREPVKKLLDQGIEIVVVKKGEEGSELYTRDGREAIEKAINVPIIEDVIGAGDAFDAALLASLYRGLEPSQALKYANIAGALVVTVRGDIEAQPTWEVLEIMSKYLKERLEYIR; encoded by the coding sequence ATGTCCAATATGTCCAAGCTGGATTTCGTCTCTATAGGGGAGGTTATGATACAGCTTAATAGCATAACCCCGGGGCCTCTGAGATATGCTAGGTACTTTGAGGTACATGTGGCAGGGTCTGAGGCTAATGTTATGATTGGTTTGAGCAAGCTTGGATATAGAACTGGGTTTATAACTAGGGTGGGTGGGGATGAGTTTGGCGAGATGATACTCAGAACCTTAAGGGGCGAGGGTGTTGATATAACCCATGTTAGGGTTATGAAGGATGCTCCAACGGGTATTTATTTCGTTCAGAGGCATTATCCAATACCGGGTAAATCAACTGTCTTCTACTATAGACATTTATCCGCAGCATCCTACATGGATGAGAGTGATGTGAGCGAGGAATATATAGGGAGCTCGAGAGCCCTCTTCCTCACAGGGATTACACCGGCTCTTAGCGAGAGCTGCTATAGAGCATTTAGAAAAGCCCTGGAGGTTGCTAGATCCAGCGGTGTTGATATAATAATAGATACGAATATAAGATTAAAGCTCTGGAAAACACCTGAGAGGGCTAGGGAAGCCCTTCTACCAATGATAAGAGACGCAAAGATCCTGATCACAAATAAAGAGGATCTAGCAATCCTATTCCCAGAGACAAGCAATATTAGAGAGCCCGTGAAAAAGCTCCTAGACCAAGGCATAGAGATAGTTGTGGTTAAAAAGGGTGAGGAGGGTAGCGAGCTATACACAAGAGACGGGAGAGAAGCCATTGAAAAAGCAATCAACGTGCCAATCATAGAAGATGTAATAGGCGCTGGAGATGCCTTCGACGCAGCACTCCTAGCAAGCCTATACAGAGGCCTAGAACCCTCCCAAGCCCTGAAATATGCAAACATAGCAGGAGCTCTAGTAGTGACTGTAAGAGGAGATATAGAGGCACAACCCACATGGGAAGTACTAGAGATCATGTCTAAATATCTTAAAGAGAGGTTAGAGTATATAAGATAG
- a CDS encoding dihydrodipicolinate synthase family protein codes for MPSGNKKAGLPKGIITALVTPLIDGKKVNSDALRMLVDFQVRNGVSGFFILGTYGEGLSIDPSIRKAFAEEVVEYVGSRVPVINCISSTSIDVSMELARHSADIGIRHIALLPPLYYKVGVSELLRFYKEFDRLGLDMLIYNNPPKTGVDITPAIFKAISAETNNLVGIKDSTASIERVLELTSDLSEEYYVAIASDVMILEAFLYNADSHICGICNAVPELGNLLYKSIVRGDIAEAMRYKRAIWMLRRIARDLQVEGLSLVKAMLRIRGLDVGEPLPPIRALNEKELSMLKKALESVLDNIGIKLELY; via the coding sequence ATCCCTAGTGGTAATAAAAAGGCGGGGCTTCCTAAGGGCATTATAACTGCCCTTGTAACCCCTCTAATAGATGGTAAAAAAGTTAATAGTGATGCTCTTAGAATGCTCGTGGATTTCCAAGTTAGAAACGGTGTTTCGGGCTTCTTCATATTGGGGACATATGGTGAGGGGCTTTCCATAGATCCTAGTATTAGAAAGGCTTTTGCCGAGGAGGTTGTTGAATATGTGGGATCTAGGGTTCCCGTGATAAATTGCATATCTTCAACCAGTATAGATGTTAGTATGGAGCTTGCTAGACACTCTGCTGATATTGGTATAAGGCATATCGCTCTCCTCCCACCCCTCTACTACAAGGTGGGGGTGTCTGAGCTACTGAGATTCTATAAAGAGTTTGATAGGCTAGGCCTAGATATGCTGATCTACAATAACCCGCCTAAAACTGGGGTTGATATAACCCCCGCCATTTTTAAGGCAATATCTGCTGAAACTAACAATCTAGTCGGGATCAAGGACTCGACTGCCTCTATAGAGAGGGTGTTAGAGCTTACGAGCGATTTATCTGAGGAATACTATGTAGCAATTGCAAGCGATGTTATGATCCTCGAGGCATTTCTATATAACGCTGACTCACATATATGCGGTATATGCAACGCTGTACCCGAGCTGGGCAACCTGCTATATAAAAGCATAGTTAGGGGAGACATTGCTGAGGCGATGAGATATAAGAGGGCTATATGGATGCTTAGACGCATAGCAAGGGATCTACAGGTTGAGGGTCTCTCATTAGTCAAGGCCATGCTAAGGATAAGGGGTCTCGATGTAGGAGAACCCCTACCCCCTATCAGAGCTCTCAACGAGAAAGAGCTTTCCATGCTGAAAAAAGCTTTAGAATCGGTTCTAGATAATATTGGGATTAAGCTAGAGCTATATTAA
- a CDS encoding helix-turn-helix domain-containing protein, with amino-acid sequence MCSIARGISYNGLSMLSIRVRSSYSSFFGKLSELSKSRIVIYTYKLTGSGYYYVLALSSNSRIGEYVDSIIRQDHILRRSKIVKIEHLSIDDTQIIHGLKSICEFHKLVEDNKVSLLIPYTFNNGVREYSVIGDHEHLKRYLEAIKKYYGGDLVEWNWSERLEASELANYMLKNSVLSILMDKLTDQEIKVLRAAYYGGYFNYPKVRRQADIGEELKISKVTISIHLRKALKKILSDLIRISNNMN; translated from the coding sequence GTGTGCTCTATAGCCCGTGGCATTAGCTATAACGGGCTGTCAATGCTTAGTATTAGGGTTAGAAGCTCATATAGCAGCTTTTTTGGGAAGCTGAGCGAGCTTTCCAAATCTAGAATTGTGATATACACATATAAATTAACAGGATCTGGCTATTACTATGTGCTAGCCCTTTCCTCAAATTCTAGGATCGGTGAATATGTAGATAGTATTATCAGGCAGGATCATATTCTTAGGAGGAGCAAGATCGTGAAGATCGAGCATCTCTCCATAGACGATACACAGATCATCCACGGGCTCAAATCTATATGCGAGTTCCACAAGCTAGTGGAGGACAACAAAGTCTCATTGCTTATACCCTATACATTTAACAATGGTGTGAGGGAATATAGCGTTATCGGCGATCATGAGCATCTCAAGAGATATCTAGAGGCTATTAAGAAATACTATGGCGGTGATCTTGTGGAATGGAATTGGAGCGAGAGGCTTGAAGCATCTGAGCTAGCTAACTATATGTTGAAGAACTCGGTACTCAGCATATTAATGGATAAACTCACAGATCAGGAGATCAAAGTTCTCAGAGCTGCATATTATGGAGGGTATTTCAACTATCCAAAGGTCAGGAGACAGGCGGATATAGGTGAGGAGCTGAAGATCTCTAAAGTCACTATAAGCATTCATTTGAGAAAGGCGTTGAAAAAAATATTATCAGATCTAATACGTATATCTAATAATATGAACTAG
- a CDS encoding nucleotidyltransferase domain-containing protein, whose product MLGRLLSMRGRQLPAELARAVEILVEMFKPIAIILFGSRARGDYKPWSDYDILIIADFDKSFLDRIGDIFEALSNIDLPIEPHLYTLEEALNMLDKGNPIIIDSLSEGLVLYKTPEFDKLVEKLDEMIRKGLRKSETTIILPKNI is encoded by the coding sequence GTGCTAGGAAGGTTGTTGAGTATGCGAGGAAGACAATTACCCGCGGAACTAGCTAGAGCTGTCGAGATTCTGGTGGAGATGTTCAAACCCATAGCCATAATATTATTTGGCTCGAGGGCTAGAGGAGATTATAAACCATGGAGCGACTACGACATATTGATAATCGCCGACTTCGATAAATCATTTCTGGATAGAATAGGAGATATTTTCGAAGCATTATCAAACATAGATCTACCTATAGAACCCCACCTCTATACACTCGAAGAGGCACTAAACATGTTGGACAAAGGCAATCCAATAATCATTGACTCCCTAAGTGAGGGCCTAGTCCTATACAAAACCCCCGAGTTTGATAAACTAGTTGAGAAACTCGATGAAATGATTAGAAAGGGCCTTAGAAAATCAGAAACCACCATAATACTACCTAAAAACATATGA
- a CDS encoding HEPN domain-containing protein codes for MDEAIRWLEEAVWDLEIAEILHREKRYNAAAFYSHQASEKASKALLYYVNEAPWGHSVRVLLQRFFNSPGLTPVEKLLICARGLDRYYMPSRYPNAHPAGTPHEAYDEESSRRAIECARKVVEYARKTITRGTS; via the coding sequence ATGGATGAGGCTATAAGATGGCTTGAAGAAGCTGTTTGGGATTTGGAGATCGCGGAGATACTTCATAGAGAGAAGAGGTATAACGCGGCTGCTTTCTACTCTCATCAAGCATCTGAAAAAGCTTCCAAAGCGCTTCTATACTATGTTAATGAGGCTCCATGGGGCCATAGCGTTAGGGTTCTGCTTCAGCGATTCTTCAACTCACCAGGTTTAACTCCCGTGGAGAAGCTTCTTATATGTGCAAGAGGGCTCGATAGGTATTATATGCCATCGAGATACCCAAATGCGCATCCAGCTGGGACACCGCACGAGGCATATGATGAAGAGTCTTCGCGAAGGGCCATTGAATGTGCTAGGAAGGTTGTTGAGTATGCGAGGAAGACAATTACCCGCGGAACTAGCTAG